GAATTGAAATTAAAGATTTCTTCTTTTTCATCGTCAAATAAAGCGATATTAATCTTATCTAAACAAGTATCAATAAATAAGCAATGTTTTTTCATAACTAATTAAATAATTCCTTTAATTCTTGGTGTAAATCTAAATGCACATCAAATAGTTTTTTCATAAACACTTCATCAGGTTGAACTTCAAAGAACAATGGGATGTTCTTTGTTGGATGAGTTAGTTCTAATTGATAAGCATGCAAGAACTGCTTGTAATCAGTTCTTTGTTCGCCTTTAATTCCATATAATGGATCATTAACAATGTTGTGTTTAATAAAGTCCATATGAACTCTGATTTGGTGTGTTCTACCTGTTAATAATTCACATTTAATCAAAGCATACTTCTTGTTTTGATTAATCACATAAAACTTGGTAATTGCATCTTTTGGGTTCTTAGTGTTTTCAACACCAAATTTTAAATCATGATCTTTTAAATAACCAATTGGAGCGTTAATTGTTGCATGTAGTTCATTAAATGGATAATGAACGATGGCTAAATAATAACGCTTCATTGTTCTTTTAGAAATCTGGGCTTGGATTTTTTCTAGAGCTTTAAAGTTTTTAGTAGCCACAATTAAACCTGTGGTGTCTTTATCTAGACGGTGGGCTAAATAAACCTTATTGTTATTATTGTGATACATCAAACAATTTAATAAGGTATCAGGTTCATTATGAGTTGTTGGGTGTGACAACATGTTGGTCGGTTTATTAACAATGATTAGATCATCATCTTCATAAACAATGTTTAATTCTTTCTTAAAAGGTAAGATTTCTTCTTTGGTTTTGTTGAATACGCTTTCATCGTATTCAACATCAATTACATCTGAAATTTTTAGAACAAAGTTATTCTTATTAATTAGTTTGTTATTAACTTTTACTAGATCATTAACAATTAAATAAGAAGTTTTATTTCTTGAAAGATTTAAACGGTAAGTTAAGAAAACATCCAGACGAATCTTTTCGTGATCTTCATTTATAAACTTATGCTTAGGCATGAATATTTTGTGTGCTTATCAGATTAATAAAGTTAATTAATTATTGTTTTAATTCGATTGATTAATTAACTGTTTTTAGTTAGTAGTTTCGCTTTTAGTTTCTTGATTATTTTGATCAGTTTTTTTGTTATCTAAATCAGGTGTTTTTTGTTGTGACAAATTGTTGTTTTCTGTTGGTGATTGATGATTAACTTTTTTAATAAAATCATCGTTTTTATCGTTAAAATTAGCTTTTTTTGTAAAATAACAACCTTCATTAAATCTTGAACAAGCTAAGAATTCAAACCCCTTATCATCAACCTTTCTAATTAGTTCATGATTACATATTACACAGTTAATAGAATTCTCAACATTTATTGGTTTAGCTTGATCGATTAATCTAATATAACTACATGATTCGTTTGAACAAATAATGTTCTTTTGTTCTTTAATCATTAGTTGGTAATTACAAAAAACACATTTGTTGTTTTCAAACTTATCTCAACCTTCTCTTTGAGTTGCATCAAGATCTTTTCAACCATTGATTTGCTTATTCAATGACTTCTTATTTTTTTCTTTTTTGAAATCAACAAAGAATTCAAATATCATCATCAAGAAGATTAAAACAAATCCACCAACAATACAAATATCAGCAAAATTAAAGATCGCTGATGTTCCTAGAAATTGGAAATAATCTAATACAGAATTATATTCTAACGTTGAACCAACCTTGATTGGGATTGCTCGATCAATTACATTTGATAAACCACCAAATAAAATTAAAGGTAATAATACCAATAATGTTTTGTTGGCTGTAAATAAGAATGTGATTAAAAAAATAATAACTAATGCACCTTGCAATAAGTAAGGTCAAACACTACTTTCTTTTAATAATGAAAACCCAACTCCTGGATTGGTAGTAACATTAATTTGTAAGAACCCTTCACCTTTTTGGGTGCCAATTCCAACTTGATGTTCAAAATAATCTCTTAATAAAAAAACAATTAAAAGAATTAAAAAACCAACCAAAACCAGGATTGGGTATTTAATCATTGATAATCGTTTTGTATTGGCAACTTTGAATTGTTGCACCATTCTGACTTTGGTCTTTGTTAGAAAACGTTTAAAAGCATACATAATAACAATTTTAAATTAATAAATGATTTTATATATTTATATATTTTTATAAATGT
The Mycoplasma sp. E35C DNA segment above includes these coding regions:
- a CDS encoding RluA family pseudouridine synthase; translated protein: MPKHKFINEDHEKIRLDVFLTYRLNLSRNKTSYLIVNDLVKVNNKLINKNNFVLKISDVIDVEYDESVFNKTKEEILPFKKELNIVYEDDDLIIVNKPTNMLSHPTTHNEPDTLLNCLMYHNNNNKVYLAHRLDKDTTGLIVATKNFKALEKIQAQISKRTMKRYYLAIVHYPFNELHATINAPIGYLKDHDLKFGVENTKNPKDAITKFYVINQNKKYALIKCELLTGRTHQIRVHMDFIKHNIVNDPLYGIKGEQRTDYKQFLHAYQLELTHPTKNIPLFFEVQPDEVFMKKLFDVHLDLHQELKELFN
- a CDS encoding signal peptidase II codes for the protein MVQQFKVANTKRLSMIKYPILVLVGFLILLIVFLLRDYFEHQVGIGTQKGEGFLQINVTTNPGVGFSLLKESSVWPYLLQGALVIIFLITFLFTANKTLLVLLPLILFGGLSNVIDRAIPIKVGSTLEYNSVLDYFQFLGTSAIFNFADICIVGGFVLIFLMMIFEFFVDFKKEKNKKSLNKQINGWKDLDATQREGWDKFENNKCVFCNYQLMIKEQKNIICSNESCSYIRLIDQAKPINVENSINCVICNHELIRKVDDKGFEFLACSRFNEGCYFTKKANFNDKNDDFIKKVNHQSPTENNNLSQQKTPDLDNKKTDQNNQETKSETTN